GCCAGCTGGGCGAGTTCGTGCTCGACGGCGACGCCAGCATCCGCCGCCGCCCGATGGGCCGCATCGCCGGCCCGCTCGCGGAGATGGGGGTCGCCCTCGAGACGACCGACGGCTGCCCGCCGGTGCGGATGCATGTGACGGGCGAGGTCTCACCCGTCACGTACCGCCTACCGGTCGCGTCCGCCCAGGTGAAGTCGTGCGTCCTCCTGGCCGGCCTCTTCGCGGAGCGGGGGATGACGGTGGTCGAGGAGCCCGTGCCCACCCGCGACCACACCGAGCGCATGCTGCGCGAGGCGGGCGTCCCGGTCGACCGCAAGCCCGGCCGGGTGGCGGTCTCGCCGGTGACGCGACTCGACCTCGATGAGGTGCGCGTGCCGGGAGACTTCTCCTCGGCTGCGCCGTTCATCGTCGCCGCGACGGTGGTGCAAGGCTCGGGGCTGACGCTGCGCGGGATCGGCATCAACCCGACCCGCACCGGCCTGCTGACGGTGCTGGAGCGGATGGGCGCCCGCGTCGGGCTCTTCAACCGCCGCCTGGCCGGGGCCGAGCCGGTGGCCGACGTCGAGGTGCGGCCGGCCGAGCTGGTCGCGACCGACGTCGAGCCCGAACTGGTGCCGGCGTTGATCGACGAGCTGCCGCTGGTGGCGCTGCTGGCCTGCTTCGCCCGCGGCGAGACCACCATCCGCGGCGCCGGCGAGCTGCGGGTGAAGGAGTCCGACCGGATCGCGACGGTCGTTGCGGCGCTGAACGCCGTCGGCGGCCATGCCGAGGCGCTCGAGGACGGCTTCCGCATCCGCGGCGTGCCCGCCCGGCTGCGCGGGGGCAACGTCGACGCCGCCGGCGACCATCGCGTCGCCATGCTGGGGGCGATCGCCGGCGTCTGCTCCCAGCAGGGCGTCGACGTGCACGGCTCGGACGCCCTCGGCGTCAGCTTCCCGGACTTCCCGGAGCGCCTGGCCGGGGTGACGGGATGACGCGCACCAGGCGGGGTCAGACCCCTTTTGGTGCACGGAGGGCGCGGTGGTGATCACCATCGACGGCCCGGCGGGCGCGGGCAAGAGCACGGTCGCCCGGGCCGTGGCGGCGCGGCTCGGCTACCGCTACGTCGACACCGGCCTGATGTACCGCGAGCTGACGGCCGTCTCGATGGCGCGCGGCGTCGACGCCGACGACGGCGACGCGCTGGCGGCCCTCGTCGGCGAGCCGCCCCCGGCTGCGGTCGACCTGCGCGGAGAGGACGTCTCGGCCCGCGTGAGCGCCGTCTCCCGCCATCCCCAGGTGCGGGCGCGCATGCGCGACCGCCAGCGGTCGCTGGCCCGGGATGCGGTGCTCGAGGGCCGCGACACCGGCAGCCGGGTGTGCCCCGACGCCGACGTCAAGGTGTATCTGACCGCCTCGCTCGAGGCCCGCGCCGCCCGTCGGGCCGTCGATCTCGGCCTCGCCACCGACGAGGTGGGCCGGACGATCGCGGCCCGCGACCGCGGCGACGCCGCGCAGATGGCGCCTGCCCCGGACGCACACGTGATCGACACGTCGGCGCTGTCCGTGGACGAGGCCGTCGACGCCGTCGTGCGGCTGGTCGAGGGCGCGGCATGACCTCGGCCGAGATGGCCGGCTACGACGCCGCCTGGGTGTGGATCCGGCGGGCGCTGAGCGGCATCGTGCGGGTGCTGCTGCGTCCCCGCGTGCACGGCCTCGAGCACGTGCCGGTGGCCGGCGCCTTCATGTTCGTCTCGAACCATGAGTCCTGGTGGGACATCCCCGCCCTCGGCCAGGTGCAGCCGCGCAGCATCCGCTACATGGCGAAGAGCGAGCTCCTCC
This region of Gaiellales bacterium genomic DNA includes:
- the aroA gene encoding 3-phosphoshikimate 1-carboxyvinyltransferase; the encoded protein is MSAAGARFRPAGAISGELSVPGDKSISHRAVMVASLCDGPVTVHGFGASADTLATVSTMRGLGVKIERADDDVLRVHGVGLRGLQEPEGRIDVENAGTLMRLLPGILAGQLGEFVLDGDASIRRRPMGRIAGPLAEMGVALETTDGCPPVRMHVTGEVSPVTYRLPVASAQVKSCVLLAGLFAERGMTVVEEPVPTRDHTERMLREAGVPVDRKPGRVAVSPVTRLDLDEVRVPGDFSSAAPFIVAATVVQGSGLTLRGIGINPTRTGLLTVLERMGARVGLFNRRLAGAEPVADVEVRPAELVATDVEPELVPALIDELPLVALLACFARGETTIRGAGELRVKESDRIATVVAALNAVGGHAEALEDGFRIRGVPARLRGGNVDAAGDHRVAMLGAIAGVCSQQGVDVHGSDALGVSFPDFPERLAGVTG
- a CDS encoding (d)CMP kinase gives rise to the protein MVITIDGPAGAGKSTVARAVAARLGYRYVDTGLMYRELTAVSMARGVDADDGDALAALVGEPPPAAVDLRGEDVSARVSAVSRHPQVRARMRDRQRSLARDAVLEGRDTGSRVCPDADVKVYLTASLEARAARRAVDLGLATDEVGRTIAARDRGDAAQMAPAPDAHVIDTSALSVDEAVDAVVRLVEGAA